The proteins below are encoded in one region of Oncorhynchus masou masou isolate Uvic2021 chromosome 15, UVic_Omas_1.1, whole genome shotgun sequence:
- the LOC135556082 gene encoding protein arginine N-methyltransferase 1-like isoform X1 → MSLRPGPHGIEMAETTDRMEISQGESSAKPAAEDMTSKDYYFDSYAHFGIHEEMLKDEVRTLTYRNSMFHNKHLFKDKVVLDVGSGTGILCMFAAKAGAKKVIGIECSSISDYAVKIVKANKMDHIVTIIKGKVEEVDLPVEGVDIIISEWMGYCLFYESMLNTVIYARDKWLKPEGLIFPDRATLYVTAIEDRQYKDYKIHCENSSKFWGWENVYGFDMSCIKEVAIKEPLVDVVDPKQLVSSACLIKEVDIYTVKIDDLSFTSPFCLQVKRNDYIHALVTYFNIEFTRCHKRTGFSTSPESPYTHWKQTVFYLDDYLTVKTGEEIFGNINMKPNVKNNRDLDFTVDIDFKGQLCEVSKTSEYRMR, encoded by the exons ATGAGTCTGCGTCCAGGACCACACGGAATTGAAATGGCGGAGACGACAGATAGAATGGAG ATTTCTCAGGGGGAGAGCTCGGCCAAGCCAGCAGCAGAAGACATGACTTCTAAGGACTATTACTTTGACTCATACGCCCACTTCGGTATCCATGAG GAGATGCTGAAAGATGAGGTGCGCACCCTGACCTACCGGAACTCAATGTTCCACAACAAGCACCTGTTCAAGGACAAGGTGGTGTTGGACGTGGGCAGTGGGACTGGAATCCTCTGCATGTTTGCAGCCAAAGCTGGTGCCAAGAAAGTCATAGGC ATTGAGTGCAGCAGTATTTCTGACTATGCCGTGAAGATCGTCAAGGCCAACAAAATGGACCACA TTGTGACCATCATCAAAgggaaggtggaggaggtggaccTTCCTGTAGAGGGAGTGGACATCATCATCTCCGAGTGGATGGGCTACTGCCTCTTCTACGAGTCCATGCTCAACACTGTCATCTACGCCAGGGACAAGTGGCTG AAACCAGAGGGCCTGATTTTCCCAGACAGGGCTACCCTGTATGTCACAGCCATTGAGGATAGGCAGTACAAGGACTATAAAATCCACTGTGAGAATTCCTCTAAATTTTGGG GGTGGGAGAATGTGTACGGCTTCGATATGTCCTGCATCAAGGAGGTGGCCATCAAGGAGCCCCTAGTGGACGTGGTGGACCCCAAACAGCTGGTCAGCAGCGCCTGCCTCATCAAG GAGGTGGACATCTACACGGTGAAGATCGACGACCTGTCCTTCACCTCGCCCTTCTGCCTGCAGGTGAAAAGGAACGATTACATTCACGCCCTCGTCACCTACTTCAACATCGAGTTCACTCGCTGTCACAAGAGGACGGGCTTCTCCACCA GTCCAGAGTCCCCCTACACCCACTGGAAGCAGACTGTATTCTACCTTGACGACTATCTGACTGTGAAAACTGGAGAGGAGATTTTCGGCAACATCAACATGAAGCCCAATGTCAAAAACAAC AGGGACCTCGACTTCACAGTTGACATAGACTTCAAGGGTCAGCTCTGTGAGGTTTCCAAGACCTCAGAGTACAGAATGCGTTAG
- the LOC135556082 gene encoding protein arginine N-methyltransferase 1-like isoform X3 encodes MSLRPGPHGIEMAETTDRMEISQGESSAKPAAEDMTSKDYYFDSYAHFGIHEEMLKDEVRTLTYRNSMFHNKHLFKDKVVLDVGSGTGILCMFAAKAGAKKVIGIECSSISDYAVKIVKANKMDHIVTIIKGKVEEVDLPVEGVDIIISEWMGYCLFYESMLNTVIYARDKWLKPEGLIFPDRATLYVTAIEDRQYKDYKIHWWENVYGFDMSCIKEVAIKEPLVDVVDPKQLVSSACLIKEVDIYTVKIDDLSFTSPFCLQVKRNDYIHALVTYFNIEFTRCHKRTGFSTSPESPYTHWKQTVFYLDDYLTVKTGEEIFGNINMKPNVKNNRDLDFTVDIDFKGQLCEVSKTSEYRMR; translated from the exons ATGAGTCTGCGTCCAGGACCACACGGAATTGAAATGGCGGAGACGACAGATAGAATGGAG ATTTCTCAGGGGGAGAGCTCGGCCAAGCCAGCAGCAGAAGACATGACTTCTAAGGACTATTACTTTGACTCATACGCCCACTTCGGTATCCATGAG GAGATGCTGAAAGATGAGGTGCGCACCCTGACCTACCGGAACTCAATGTTCCACAACAAGCACCTGTTCAAGGACAAGGTGGTGTTGGACGTGGGCAGTGGGACTGGAATCCTCTGCATGTTTGCAGCCAAAGCTGGTGCCAAGAAAGTCATAGGC ATTGAGTGCAGCAGTATTTCTGACTATGCCGTGAAGATCGTCAAGGCCAACAAAATGGACCACA TTGTGACCATCATCAAAgggaaggtggaggaggtggaccTTCCTGTAGAGGGAGTGGACATCATCATCTCCGAGTGGATGGGCTACTGCCTCTTCTACGAGTCCATGCTCAACACTGTCATCTACGCCAGGGACAAGTGGCTG AAACCAGAGGGCCTGATTTTCCCAGACAGGGCTACCCTGTATGTCACAGCCATTGAGGATAGGCAGTACAAGGACTATAAAATCCACT GGTGGGAGAATGTGTACGGCTTCGATATGTCCTGCATCAAGGAGGTGGCCATCAAGGAGCCCCTAGTGGACGTGGTGGACCCCAAACAGCTGGTCAGCAGCGCCTGCCTCATCAAG GAGGTGGACATCTACACGGTGAAGATCGACGACCTGTCCTTCACCTCGCCCTTCTGCCTGCAGGTGAAAAGGAACGATTACATTCACGCCCTCGTCACCTACTTCAACATCGAGTTCACTCGCTGTCACAAGAGGACGGGCTTCTCCACCA GTCCAGAGTCCCCCTACACCCACTGGAAGCAGACTGTATTCTACCTTGACGACTATCTGACTGTGAAAACTGGAGAGGAGATTTTCGGCAACATCAACATGAAGCCCAATGTCAAAAACAAC AGGGACCTCGACTTCACAGTTGACATAGACTTCAAGGGTCAGCTCTGTGAGGTTTCCAAGACCTCAGAGTACAGAATGCGTTAG
- the LOC135556082 gene encoding protein arginine N-methyltransferase 1-like isoform X4: MSLRPGPHGIEMAETTDRMEGESSAKPAAEDMTSKDYYFDSYAHFGIHEEMLKDEVRTLTYRNSMFHNKHLFKDKVVLDVGSGTGILCMFAAKAGAKKVIGIECSSISDYAVKIVKANKMDHIVTIIKGKVEEVDLPVEGVDIIISEWMGYCLFYESMLNTVIYARDKWLKPEGLIFPDRATLYVTAIEDRQYKDYKIHWWENVYGFDMSCIKEVAIKEPLVDVVDPKQLVSSACLIKEVDIYTVKIDDLSFTSPFCLQVKRNDYIHALVTYFNIEFTRCHKRTGFSTSPESPYTHWKQTVFYLDDYLTVKTGEEIFGNINMKPNVKNNRDLDFTVDIDFKGQLCEVSKTSEYRMR; this comes from the exons ATGAGTCTGCGTCCAGGACCACACGGAATTGAAATGGCGGAGACGACAGATAGAATGGAG GGGGAGAGCTCGGCCAAGCCAGCAGCAGAAGACATGACTTCTAAGGACTATTACTTTGACTCATACGCCCACTTCGGTATCCATGAG GAGATGCTGAAAGATGAGGTGCGCACCCTGACCTACCGGAACTCAATGTTCCACAACAAGCACCTGTTCAAGGACAAGGTGGTGTTGGACGTGGGCAGTGGGACTGGAATCCTCTGCATGTTTGCAGCCAAAGCTGGTGCCAAGAAAGTCATAGGC ATTGAGTGCAGCAGTATTTCTGACTATGCCGTGAAGATCGTCAAGGCCAACAAAATGGACCACA TTGTGACCATCATCAAAgggaaggtggaggaggtggaccTTCCTGTAGAGGGAGTGGACATCATCATCTCCGAGTGGATGGGCTACTGCCTCTTCTACGAGTCCATGCTCAACACTGTCATCTACGCCAGGGACAAGTGGCTG AAACCAGAGGGCCTGATTTTCCCAGACAGGGCTACCCTGTATGTCACAGCCATTGAGGATAGGCAGTACAAGGACTATAAAATCCACT GGTGGGAGAATGTGTACGGCTTCGATATGTCCTGCATCAAGGAGGTGGCCATCAAGGAGCCCCTAGTGGACGTGGTGGACCCCAAACAGCTGGTCAGCAGCGCCTGCCTCATCAAG GAGGTGGACATCTACACGGTGAAGATCGACGACCTGTCCTTCACCTCGCCCTTCTGCCTGCAGGTGAAAAGGAACGATTACATTCACGCCCTCGTCACCTACTTCAACATCGAGTTCACTCGCTGTCACAAGAGGACGGGCTTCTCCACCA GTCCAGAGTCCCCCTACACCCACTGGAAGCAGACTGTATTCTACCTTGACGACTATCTGACTGTGAAAACTGGAGAGGAGATTTTCGGCAACATCAACATGAAGCCCAATGTCAAAAACAAC AGGGACCTCGACTTCACAGTTGACATAGACTTCAAGGGTCAGCTCTGTGAGGTTTCCAAGACCTCAGAGTACAGAATGCGTTAG
- the LOC135556082 gene encoding protein arginine N-methyltransferase 1-like isoform X2 produces MSLRPGPHGIEMAETTDRMEGESSAKPAAEDMTSKDYYFDSYAHFGIHEEMLKDEVRTLTYRNSMFHNKHLFKDKVVLDVGSGTGILCMFAAKAGAKKVIGIECSSISDYAVKIVKANKMDHIVTIIKGKVEEVDLPVEGVDIIISEWMGYCLFYESMLNTVIYARDKWLKPEGLIFPDRATLYVTAIEDRQYKDYKIHCENSSKFWGWENVYGFDMSCIKEVAIKEPLVDVVDPKQLVSSACLIKEVDIYTVKIDDLSFTSPFCLQVKRNDYIHALVTYFNIEFTRCHKRTGFSTSPESPYTHWKQTVFYLDDYLTVKTGEEIFGNINMKPNVKNNRDLDFTVDIDFKGQLCEVSKTSEYRMR; encoded by the exons ATGAGTCTGCGTCCAGGACCACACGGAATTGAAATGGCGGAGACGACAGATAGAATGGAG GGGGAGAGCTCGGCCAAGCCAGCAGCAGAAGACATGACTTCTAAGGACTATTACTTTGACTCATACGCCCACTTCGGTATCCATGAG GAGATGCTGAAAGATGAGGTGCGCACCCTGACCTACCGGAACTCAATGTTCCACAACAAGCACCTGTTCAAGGACAAGGTGGTGTTGGACGTGGGCAGTGGGACTGGAATCCTCTGCATGTTTGCAGCCAAAGCTGGTGCCAAGAAAGTCATAGGC ATTGAGTGCAGCAGTATTTCTGACTATGCCGTGAAGATCGTCAAGGCCAACAAAATGGACCACA TTGTGACCATCATCAAAgggaaggtggaggaggtggaccTTCCTGTAGAGGGAGTGGACATCATCATCTCCGAGTGGATGGGCTACTGCCTCTTCTACGAGTCCATGCTCAACACTGTCATCTACGCCAGGGACAAGTGGCTG AAACCAGAGGGCCTGATTTTCCCAGACAGGGCTACCCTGTATGTCACAGCCATTGAGGATAGGCAGTACAAGGACTATAAAATCCACTGTGAGAATTCCTCTAAATTTTGGG GGTGGGAGAATGTGTACGGCTTCGATATGTCCTGCATCAAGGAGGTGGCCATCAAGGAGCCCCTAGTGGACGTGGTGGACCCCAAACAGCTGGTCAGCAGCGCCTGCCTCATCAAG GAGGTGGACATCTACACGGTGAAGATCGACGACCTGTCCTTCACCTCGCCCTTCTGCCTGCAGGTGAAAAGGAACGATTACATTCACGCCCTCGTCACCTACTTCAACATCGAGTTCACTCGCTGTCACAAGAGGACGGGCTTCTCCACCA GTCCAGAGTCCCCCTACACCCACTGGAAGCAGACTGTATTCTACCTTGACGACTATCTGACTGTGAAAACTGGAGAGGAGATTTTCGGCAACATCAACATGAAGCCCAATGTCAAAAACAAC AGGGACCTCGACTTCACAGTTGACATAGACTTCAAGGGTCAGCTCTGTGAGGTTTCCAAGACCTCAGAGTACAGAATGCGTTAG